In Anabrus simplex isolate iqAnaSimp1 chromosome 4, ASM4041472v1, whole genome shotgun sequence, a single genomic region encodes these proteins:
- the LOC136872416 gene encoding allergen Tha p 1, translating to MKVFLLSFVLAVAVSGLVGAQNAEFGTQDPNNVKNILRDRRLVQRQIHCVLDKGPCDKLGNSLKSIIKEVLFNNCSKCSPRQATNAKIIVEHIQKNFPSDYNAIVAHYKQ from the exons ATGAAGGTGTTTCTCTTATCTTTTGTGCTGGCTGTGGCTGTGAGTGGCCTAGTGGGCGCTCAAAACGCAGAGTTTGGTACCCAGGATCCCAATAACGTGAAGAATATTCTAAGAGACAGAAGACTCGTCCAGAGGCAGATTCATTGTGTACTTGATAAGGGACCCTGTGACAAGCTTGGAAATTCTCTGAAAT CTATCATCAAAGAGGTTCTGTTCAACAACTGTAGCAAGTGTTCCCCTCGCCAAGCAACCAACGCGAAGATCATAGTGGAGCACATTCAGAAGAATTTCCCCAGCGACTACAATGCCATCGTAGCACACTACAAGCAATAA